The Halobacillus ihumii genomic sequence ACGTAATGACCATACATATCAATTTGATCAATAGATTGAGGAGCTCCTACATCTCTAAGCTCATGTGGACGGTCCGCCGTTAAAACAACAAGCGGAACCCTGCTATAGTAAGCTTCGACGATTGCCGGATAATAGTTAGCTGCAGCGGTGCCGGATGTACAGACAAGCGCTACTGCCTGTTGTTTTGCTTTGGCTAGGCCTAATGCGAAAAAAGCAGCAGATCTCTCGTCCACATGAACCCAATGTTTCACTCGATCGTATTCACTAAATGTCATAGCAAGGGGGGTGGATCGTGATCCAGGTGAAATGACAACATCTTCTATCCCCGAATGAGCGAGTTGGGCAACAAAATGGGTCATGTATCTCGATAAAGTTTCTGTGTAGTTCATACTGATCCTCCTAAAACGGATAACATAGGCCTGAGCTTGACAGCTGTTTCTTCGTATTCCGCATCAGGGTTAGAATCTTCCACGACCCCGCATCCCGCAAATAAAGAAGCTTCATCCTGCTGAAGAAGTGCAGAACGAATAGCTACCGCAAACTCCCCATTATTATGACCGTCAAACCAGCCAATCGGGCCTGCATACCAGCCGCGGTTCAACACTTCATGTTTCCTGATGTAATCTACTGATTGCTTCTGAGGCATACCGCCGAGTGCTGGAGTCGGGTGCAGTTTCTCTACAACATCAAGCAGTGTATATCCCTGTTCAAGAGTAGCTGTGACAGGGGTATATAAATGCTGTAAGTTACGAAGCGGATAAACGACTGGTGCACTAGGAATTTCGACATTGTAACAGCATGCTTCAACAGCTTCCCGAATCATCTGAACTACAAAATCGTGCTCCTGTCGGTTTTTCGGATCATTCAGAAGCTGCTTACTAAAGAGGTGATCCTCTTTTTCATCCTTGCCGCGTGGAATTGTTCCAGCTAAACATGTAGAGACCAGCTCTTGGTTCTCCAATTTAGCCAGCCTTTCTGGCGTTGCACCGATAAAGTAATCTCCGCCATTTTCGAAAACGAAGATGTAACTATTTTCTTGTGTTTTGCATAATTCTTCCACGATTGCGGACAACTCAGCTGAGGAGTCAAATTTAACACGCAGTTCGCGGGCAAGCACAACTTTCCCCAGTTTTCCCTGCTTAATGTCAGCAGTAGCTTGTTTGACGCTTTGCTTCCACTTTTCCGCTTCCATCTCCGTTAAACCCGTCTGCTTAGGAAGTTTATGTTCTTGACGATCACCATGTAAAAGCTGATGTTGATCCTCGTCTATTTGGTGTATAATCTGCTGTTTATGATCTTCCTCAAAGATAAGCAAATTGGTCGTCAAATATGATTTTGACCCTTTATTTGTTAACAAATAGGCTGGAATTGTCATCTGGCTGTCAGGAAACCCTTCCCATGGGGTTGAATTGTTTTGATTGGCATCAAAGCTGAATCCTCCCAGAGCAACAAGGCCAGTTCCTTTTTCATAGTGAGGATCGTACACTTGCGCCTCGTCCAGTAGTTCATTCCACGTTGATTCTATTTTCCTAAATCGATTCGGATGTGCCGCAATCATCTTATAGGCCGCACCTACCCCTGCCATCGTAAAATCCTCATCTGCACTTTTCCAAAATAAACGATGACGATCAATCTTCTGCGATCGATCCAAAAAAGTAAAAGCATCTGTATATTCTATTTCATTCACAAAACTGATAAGTTGCGGCTTTTTTTCATCAGTCGCCTTGTTAATCGCTCCCTCAACGATTTCATCTATTTGAGGTACTTTTATATGAAGCATTAAAATTCCTCCCACCCCAGTTTGGGACGTTGCATTATATTAAGATAATAACTCAATCATTTTAATAAACGATGAATACCCTCTTCTATTTTATTCTCTTTTTTCTCTTGACTCAAGAAATCTTCATCGGTTCTTGCATATTCTTACAAGGATTGACACCAGAGGACTGTTTGCCTAAACTTAAGTTGATATTATATTACTAGTTTAAATACAAGGGAGATGACACCCATGAGTTCTGTTTCAAATCAAAATATGAGAACTTCCTTGAATGAACGTGACGGATTTCAAGTTTGGTGGAGGTTATTACGTCCCCATACGTTAACCGCCGCTTTTGTTCCTGTATTCGTAGGGACAATGCTTGCTGCTCTTGATCATGGGATTCATCTTGGATTATTTGCCGCTATGCTTTTCGCCTCGATTTTAATTCAGGCGGCCACTAATATGTTTAACGAATACTACGATTTCGTCAGAGGATTAGACAACGAGAAGTCTGTTGGAATAGGCGGTACTATTGTACGGGATGGGATCCAGCCGCGAACTGTATTAACCTTAGCCATCAGCTTCCTTGTAGTGGCGACATTGCTTGGTGTTTATATTTGTGCTTCTTCTAGCTGGTGGGTTGCCGCGATCGGGCTCGTATCCATGCTATTAGGTTATCTTTACTCAGGCGGGCCTTACCCAATCGCTTATACTCCATTAGGTGAACTAGCCGCAGGATTGTTCATGGGGACAGTCATTGTTGCCATAAGTTATTATATCCAATCATTAAGTATATCATGGGAAGTCATCGTAATCTCAGTTCCGGTAGCGATTTTTATTGGTGCGATCAATCTCTCAAATAATATTCGTGACCGTGTCGGAGATGCTGAAAACGGCCGTAAAACATTAGCTATATTATTCGGTCATCATGGGGCTGTCCGTTTCTTGTTAAGTCTTTATGTGGTCGCGTATGGGCTGACTTTAATGCTCATCGCACTAGGGATGCTTCCGATCTGGTCACTCCTTACATTGCTTAGCATAAGAAAAGGAACCCAATCTATACATGGGTTCGCTGGTGAGAAATCACCATTAGAAATGATGCCAGCCATGAAGGCGACAGCACAGACCAATACCTTTTACGGTATGTTACTTGGAATATCGCTTCTTTTACAACTGTTAATCCCTTTTTCATTTTAGAAATGAAAGCCAATCTTAAGACACCCGGGCAGCTTTTTGAGTCCGGGTTGTTTGATTTTAATTAGGATAAGCTGAAATCACCTCATATTTATGTATGTTTGATATTATGAATTCGGGGAATGAAAAGTAAAGGATGATAAAAATGGATATATCTATACAAAACACATTAATGGAAGCGCTAGGAATGGAAGTCCTCGAAGCGGAACCAGAGAAAGTTACCCTTAAAATGCCTGTTGACCATCGAACACATCAACCAATGGGTTTCCTTCATGGAGGAGCAAGTGTAGCACTGGCTGAATCTGCTGCAAGCATTGGGTCTTTTTTAAATATTGATCCCGAACATCAGCAGATTTTTGGAATTGAAATCAATGCTAACCATATAAAAAGTGTGCGCTCCGGAAATGTATATGGCACTGCTATCCCTCATCACCGCGGAAGAACAACTATGGTTTGGGAAATTCGGATAGAAGATGAAGAGCAACAATTAATCTCTATTTCAAGATGTACAGTCGGGGTCGTTCTTCGCCAAAGTTCCTAGCTGCTTCCCACTAAATTAGGAGTGAAAGTATGTTAACTGATAAACAGTTGAATGAGTTCAAACAGCAGCTCGAGGCCATGAAAGTAGAAGCAGAAGAAGAGTTGACTGCATTTCAGAACCAACAGAAAGATAGTGAAGATCCTAACGATCAGGAAGGTGAACTCTCTAGTGTAGCTGACCACCCTGGAGACCTTGGAACTTCCCAATTTGAAAAAGAGAAAGATTATACACTTTATGAACAAACTCAAAAGAAGCTAAAAGAAATTAATGCTGCTCTTGACCGGATTAAAGATGGTAGTTACGGAAAGAGTGAAAAGTCAGGAGAACCTATCCCAATCGAACGTCTCAAAGCCATGCCTACAGCAAGGATGACCGTAGCTGAAGCAGAAGAAAAATAAAAAAGGAGAGCGTACAGTACGCTCTCCTTAATATATTGATAATCTCCGTATTTAGTATCGAGAAAACTATTCGTTTTTCCATTAAGCAGCGGAAGAGGTTTTGACCCGCTTCTGCTCAATCCACGGCTTAAGCTTAATAAACAGCGGGATAAATAATACTCCAACAATAATCCCTTTAAGAGCATTAAAAGGAAGAATCGCCCCAACAACCGTCAACCATTTTACTTGAGCAGACATTGTTTCCCACCCCATAAACCAGCTATAAGCAGGTAAGAACAGAAAATAATTGAGGACACTCATCCCTATTGCCATGATGACAGAACCTGTTACTAACCCTGAAACAAGACTTTTAACGTTCTTGAATTTATGATAGAACAACGCAACGGGCACGATGAATAAAACGCCAGCCAGGAAGTTAGCGACAACACCGACAGGGTCAGCAGCCCCTGTATAAATAAGATAGAGTGTATTTTTTAATCCTTCAACAATGATCCCAGCTGCCGGTGTAAACAAAATGGCAGCAACGAGTGCAGGAACTTCACTAAAATCAACTTTCAAGTATTGAGGAAGCATGGGTAACGGAAAATTCAGCAACATTAAAACCATCGAAATGCTTCCAAACAGCGATAATATAATTAACTTTAACAGCTTTGATGATTGACCTGTGTACTGGTTCATCTACAATCTCCTCCATCTTTTTGCATCGATTCAGAATCCCAGATGAAGGTAAGCGAAAGACATGCCCCATATAAAAACCCTTAAGCTATCAAGGCTTAAGGGTAGAGGTTTGTCCATAGGAAAGTTAAGGCGGGTGTCATTACCTGCCATTTTCGCTCGACATCTTCTCCCATCCAGACTATTACTGTCGGTCCCGGAATTACACCGGGTCCACCGTTAAGATTAAAACTTAACGGGTCACGGACTTAGAATACTTCTGACGTATTCCTTACCGTCGGTCGGGAATTGCACCCTGCCCCGAAGATTTGAATCGATATTATATTTGTATTAATTTTACAAAAAAATGCGCGGAATTGCAATAATATTGTTTACATGACTTTTTATTCAGTAAGTTCAAGTTCCATTATAATCGTTTCGCCTTTTATAACATGAGTTTTTGAGGTATAGGAAAACTGTGCAACCTTATTACGATTCATAATTACAATAGGAGAAGCAAGACCAGTTAGTTCTCGGCTTACTTTTGCTAAATCGAAAGTGATCAGGGAATCACCCGTGGAGACACGACTTTTCTCTTTTATATTGGTTTCGAATCCTACACCTTCTAGATTTTCTGCATCAATTCCAACTTGAATTAACAGTTCAACACCTGTATCCGTTAATAGATTTACAGCATGTTTTGTTGGAAATATTTGAGTGACTTCACCTGATACGGGAGCAGCCATTTCTCCTTCAGTCGGTTCAATTGCTATACCTTCTCCCATCATTTTGTTAGAAAATTTCTGTTTGGAAATATCAGTAAGCTGCACCAATTTACCAGAGAAAGGACTACTAACCCTAACTCTCTTCTTATTCACACTTGACTCCTCCTCTATAACGATTATGGTTTCACTACTTCTGCTGACGGAAAGATATTCTCTAATGATTGAAGACGCCCATGTTCATCACGATAAACAATATGTTTACGTTCAAATTTAGTTGGACAATCAATACCGACAGCCGCCGCAAGATTGTAGAGACCGTCCCTTAAAGATAGTACATAGTTACAGGTCCGGAACGACTTTTCTTCTACAATTAAAGCTTTTTGAAGATTAGGATTTGTCGTAGCCACCCCAACCGGGCAATTGTTCGTATGACAAATTTCAGCCTGAATGCACCCTACAGAAAACATCATTCCTCGGGCGATATTAACTAAATCGGCTCCCATTGCTAGAGCCATTGCTACTTTGTCAGGAGAAATTAACTGACCGGAGGCAAACACTTTCACACGGTCTCGTACATTATACTTCTTCAACATATCATCTACGACAGGCAGGGCTGAATTAATCGGCAGCCCCGTCGCATCTGCAAGTTCCTGATAAGATGCGCCGGTACCTCCTTCTCCCCCATCAACTGTTATAAAGTCGGGGCCTTCTTGGCTACTTGCCATATGTGACACCATTCCCTCTAATTGTTCAATATTTCCAACTACAACCTTCATTCCAATAGGTTTACCACTTACTTCACGTAACTGCTTCATAAATTCAAACATTTCTTCATTATTCCCGAATTGGTAAAAGCGATTAGGGCTGTCTATAGACTCCCACGGTTCAACGTTACGGATTTCAGCTATTTCAGGTGTCACCTTCGCTCCGTCAACGTGTCCGCCTCTTGTTTTTGCTCCCTGTGCAAGCTTTAGTTCAAACGCTTTCACTTCGTCTATTTCACTTTTTCGTTTAAATTCCTCCCATGAAAATTCGCCATCCTTCGTCCGGACACCGAATAATCCTGGTCCGATTTGGTAAATAATATCCACTCCGCCTTTAAGATGGTGATGGGACAATCCGCCTTCTCCTGTATTCATCCACGCTCCGCCTGCTAACCCAAGCCCGGTAGACAGGGCAGTAATCGCTTTTTCACCAAGGGATCCGTAACTCATTGCGGATTGACCAATCAGCCCCTTCACCGTAAAGGGATGTTTACATGTATCCCCTCCAATTACGACAGCTTCCTCATCTGGTAGATAAAATGGATTCGCTTCTTTATATGAAGAATGCTCCTTGCGTTGGAAAAGTTTTTCTTTATCCACTTGATACACTTTCGTGCGAACTTTATTTTCGTTATCGACAAGCATCTCCTCACGTTGTGTCGGATACATAGCATTTTTGAGATAATAACCAGGTGCTTCAAAATCGCGTTCTGAGCCAAACCCGATTAATCTCTTATTATATTTAGCGGAAATATATGTACCCTCCATTTGGTTACGGGTAAATGGTTTCCCTTCATTATCATCGTTAAATAGATATTGCCGTAATTCGGGCCCCATTTTTTCGGTGATATACCTCATCTTTCCCAGAATAGGGTAATTCCTCAGGATCGAATGCCCTTCCTGCCTTTTGTCTTTGAACATGACCCTGATTATAAATAAAGCTATAGCTATAATAATGACAAAAAAAACAGTCAAAATCCCAATTAATAGCAGAGCTGCTATTTCCATAAGAACCCTCCTTCACATGTAAATCGTTTCAATCCTTCTTAGTTTCATATACCACTTATTCCATGTTCTCAATCATTTTTCAGCAAAAGAAAAACTCTGGCTATATGCCAGAGTTGGATTGTTAATCTTCTAAAGGATTTAAGCTTTCATTACCGGTCAAATTCGCAATCATATCAACTAACAGGTCGATTTCTTCCTCCATATCTTTGATACTAACCGTCTCCACAGGTGAGTGCATGTAGCGTAATGGTAGAGATACAAGACTAACGGGAACCCCTTGTCCAGTCAGGCGCATTCGGTCCGCATCAGTACCAGTCATTCGTGGAGTTAATTCGTATTGCAGTCCAAGGTTTAACGAGGACGCGCTCTTCTCAAGCAGCTGGTTGATTTTTCGATTAATCGGAGCCCCTTTAGCTAAGACAGGACCGCCCTCGAGGCGAACATCACCATGTTTGTTTTTATTGACACCAGGATAATCAGTGGCGAAGGTCACGTCACAAGCGATAGCCATCGTCGGTTGAATGCCTGCTGCCGCAAAGTATGCGCCTCCCATGTTGGTTTCTTCGTTAACTGTACTAGCTGCATAAACTCCTACGTTAATACTGCGTTGCGCTAGTTTTCTTAACACTTCTCCAACGATAAATTGGCCTGTGCGATTATCCAGCCCTCGCCCAGAAATATAGCGATCCATCATAACTTCTGGATCACGTTTATATACGGCTAAGTCACCGATTTGAACAAACTTCTCCATCTCCTGTTTTGATTTCGCTCCACAATCAATAAAGAGGTCTTCTAACCCGAATTCATCTTTTAAGCCTCCGTGATGCTGGGCGTTGACACCAATTACTCCTGTAATAGAATGGTTATAGCCTAATACAGTCACCTTCATCCCCACTGCAGCCTTAGGATTAATTCCGCCCATTTTATCAAAGTGGAGATAACCTTGTTCATCGATACGGTTAATCACAAGCGCAATCTCATCACAGTGTCCGGCAAGCAGCACCTTGAATTCTGCGTCAGGATTTAATACAGCAATGACATTTCCAGCGTTATCCGTCTTTAATTCATCGGCATAAGCTTTCATTTCTTTCATCCATGATTTTTGAATTTCCATCTCCATGCTGGATGGGGATGGTGTCTTTAGCATTTGTAATAAAAGATCAATTTGTGTTTTTTCCAAGAAAATAAACCTCCTCAAATAGTTCACACTGTTGAAAATTATACCATTTCTCATGATTTATTAAAAAAAAGCATACTTTTTCAACATTTAGGGAAAATGAAGAGCTGTATGCAAAGTAAAGGAGAGAGCATGAAATGAATTTACATGATTGGTTTCAAAAAGGGATAACACCAGACCCTTATATCGAATCGATGGAACAGAATCAGGAAAACTTGATCAAAATCTATGATCAGTTCACGGTTCCTGAGGAAGACATGCCGTTTTTCAATAAATTAAAGGCCAAACAGCTTCGAAGCATTGTCATTACGGAAGACTGGTGTGGAGATGCCATGCTGAATGTACCGATATTTTTGCGTATAGCCGAAGCTGCAGGGATCGCGACCCGTATTCTAAAGCGCGATGAAAACCTTGAATTGATGGATCAATACCTGACCAATGGAAAATCCCGCTCAATTCCAAAGATTATTGTCATCGAAGAAAACGGAAGGGAACTATTCAATTGGGGGCCTCGTGCACCGGAATTACAGGCGTTTATCGACAACTCGATAGCCAGTCTCCCCCCAAAGGATGCAGATGACTTTAAAGAAAAGCAACAAGAAATGCTGAAATTTGTAACAAAAGCTTATCGTGACAATAAAGAGTTTCACTCATTTGTGTATCAAGACCTTAAAAAAGCTTTTGCTAAATAAGAGCTAAGCATGCCGGCATAGGCATGCTTTCTTTATGTTTGAATCTTGCTTTTGCTAGCCATACTAGTATATAAAAAGGGGATTTACTGGTATGCAGCAATGGATTCGCGATTATTTTCAACTTCCTCTATTTATCAGGCTATTATCGGGTATATTTATTACGATGATCATATTCGGTACATCTATCCACCTCATAGAACCAAATAGTTTCCCATCGATCTTTGACGGGATCTGGTGGGCATTTATAACAGGAGCTACAGTCGGCTACGGGGATTACGTGCCACTTACGGTCCCCGGAAAACTTATAGCCATGTTATTAATCTTTTCGGGCGGAGGGCTTCTCACCTTTTATATGGTGACCATAGCCTCGACCACTGTTGAACATGAGCGGGCCCTTTCAAAAGGGCAAGTAAACTATAAAGGTGAATCTCATATTATTGTTATCGGCTGGAATGAACGAACAAGACAATTGATTGATATGATGAGGAAAGATGATATTAAAGATAATATCGTTTTAATTGATGAGACAATCAATCATTTGTATCAAAACCTGGCAAATATTCATTTCATCAAGGGAGACGCCACAAACGAAGAAACACTTGAGAAGGCGAATGTATGTAAGGCAAGAATGGCTGTCGTTACAGCGAATCCTTCAAAAAAAGAGCATCAATCCGATCAAGCCGTCATACACCAGCTAGTTGCCTTAAAAGGGCATCACCCAAATTTATTTATCATTGCTGAAGTCCTTACAGAACGTCAAAAAATTAATGCTGAAAGAGCCGGAGCCAATACTGTAATTCGGTCAAATGATTTCATGAGCAGTTTATTTTATCATGAACTTTACCGAAAAGACCCCCTTCAGCCCTTTCAACTTTTTTTAAACTTATTAACCAATCGCCAGTTCCATGAAGAGAAAGTATCCTCTTCCTTAGCCGGAAAACCGATGATTCAGATACTCGAACATTATTTGAACCAAAGCTCCCAAGTGATTGGGATAAGGAACGGAAATAATTTCTATTTTGATTTTGATTCGAATACTACGCTAACAGAGGAGGATTACTTAGTTTTGTTTACGCCTTTCAACGAGTAATGCCTGCTCACACTGTTGTATCAATTCCTTGCCTGTTTGGATAAATTCTTCAGGAAAATCAGCATCCTTATCACGCGGAGTTTGAAACTGATCAAATGCTGCTCGGAAGTTCCCTTCCTGCACATGATCATCAATACCATCTTGATAAGCATGAGAAAGCAAATAAGGTTTGTTTACTTTGACAGTCGCAGGAGCTGTTGGAGAATCTAGTGTTCCTTCCACAACAGAGAAAGGAATCCTAAGAAATTGATAACCGCCCTGTTCCGCAATTTTATAATCAAAGTAACCATGTTCATAATCCCAATTATCCGAGAAAGTGAAGCCAATAGACTGAAGCTTTTGCTCAAGTTCATGCAAGTCAAATAGCTCATCCGTTAGCTGAGATTCCAAATTAATCATACACAATCCCTCCTTTTCATCTTATCCTGCCCAAATAAAACCACCTCAGGTCATCCATTTTCTGGATGACCTGAGGTGGTAATTAATGGTTTATTATAAGCGTTTTTCCAGGTCTTGTTTTTGTTGTTCAAATCCAGGTTTTCCAAGGAGAGCAAACATATTTTTCTTATATGCTTCAACACCTGGCTGATCAAACGGGTTTACGCCGAGAATATATCCGCTGATCGCACACGCTTTTTCAAAGAAATAGGCAAGGTATCCAAATGTAAATGCATCTCGCTTAGGTATATGCACAATCAGATTCGGCACTTGACCATCTGTGTGAGCAAGCATTGTACCCTGGTAGGCTTTCTCATTCACTTCATCAACAGTCTTTCCGGCCAGATAATTTAGACCATCTAAATTTTGCTCATCTTCTTCTATCGTATAATCAGAAGTCGGCTCTTCCACATGCAATATCGTCTCAAATAAATCACGACGGCCATCTTGGACATATTGCCCTAGTGAATGGAGATCCGTTGAGAAGTTTGCAGAACTTGGAAAAATCCCCTTCTGGTCCTTTCCTTCACTTTCGCCAAACAACTGTTTCCACCATTCTGAGAAATACTGTAAGGAAGGCTCATAATTGACCATCATCTCAATTGTTTTTCCTTTGTTGTACAACACATTTCTAACCGCAGCATATTGATAGGCTGGGTTCTCAGCCAAACGATCTGTATTTAATTCTTCACGACTTGCCTGTGCTCCCTGCATCATTTCGTCAATATCGATGCCGCTGGCTGCAATGGGCAGCAATCCTACAGCTGTAAGTACTGAATAACGCCCGCCAACATCGTCAGGCACTACAAACGATTCATAACCCTGTTCCTCTGCTAATGTCTTCAATGCACCCTTTTCCTTATCCGTAGTGGCGTAAATTCGCTTTTGAGCTTCTTCACGACCGTACTTTTCCTCCAAAAACTTACGGAAAATACGAAATGCAATCGCTGGTTCAGTTGTTGTTCCGCTTTTTGAAATCACATTGATGGAAACATCTTTATCCTTCAAAACATCAAATAATTCATTAATATATGGAGCACTAATACTGTTTCCCACAAAAAATACTTGCGGGGAAGTGCGCTGATCAGCTGACAGTTCATTGTAAAAGCTGTGATTAAGCATTTCTAACGCTGCACGTGCACCTAAGTATGAACCGCCTATCCCTATAACAAGGAGAACATCTGAGTCATCCTTAATCTTTTCTGCAGCTTTCTTAATCCGCGAAAATTCTTCTTTATCATAATCCACAGGCAAATCAAGCCATCCTAGAAAGTCATTTCCTGCACCTGTCTTTTCATGTAATGTTTTATGAGCTAACGATACAGTTCCTTCCATATATTCAAGTTCATGTTTATTAAAAAATGGTAAAGCTTTTTCATAATCGAAACGAACGTGTGTCATTTCCATCCCTCCAAGGTTCATCATTAAAAACTAAGCCATTTTCACTTTACCGAAACGTTCTGAGCAAATCAAGTAGGCCTATACATGTAAACGTATTCAATATAAAAAAGAAGTACAGACATAGCTGTACTTCTAACAAGGTTACTTAGACATTTCCAATATAGCCTCTACGTCATTTGCTTCAAGCTTGCTAAAGTTACCAAAAGCTCCTCGCTTCATAGCACGATTAACGATCAAATCAAACTTCTGATCATCTATTTCGTAATCAGCCAGTGCTTTAGGAGCCCCTATAGACGTCCAAAACTCCCGTAAAGAATCAATCCCTTCCTCAGCTATTTGACGGTCTGATTTGCCTTCAGAATTGACTGAGAACACTTTGGTAGCCAGTTGTACGAACCGTCCCTCGTCGACATCAAGATTATGCCTCATCCAATTAGGGAAAAGAATCGCAAGTCCTCCGGCATGTGGAATGTCATACACAGCCGAAACAGCGTGTTCAATATTATGACTCGCCCAATCTCCTCGGTATCCCATCTGCAGCATCCCATTTAAAGCAATCGTTCCAGCATATAAAATTGTCTCACGATGTTCATATGATTCAAGGTTATCCAGAAGTTTAGGAGCCGTATCTATAACTGTCCGTAAAACACCTTCGACCATTTCATCCTGTACAGGTGACTGGGTTGGGTTGTGAAAATATTGCTCTAGTAAGTGTGACATCATATCGACGATCCCATAAATCGTCTGTTCACGTGGCACTGTGATGGTGTTCTGAGGATCTAGAATAGAGAACGTTGGATATGTATAAGGCGCATAACCCCATCCATATTTTTCGTTCGTCTCCCAATTTGTAATCACTGCTCCTCCATTCATTTCAGACCCTGTTGCCGCCAAAGTAAGCACAGTACCAAAAGGAAGGACCCGATCTGGTGTATTTTTACGAGTAACTAAATCCCAGGCATCACCTTCGTATTTTGCACCCGCAGCAATGGTTTTTGTACAGTCAATGACACTGCCCCCGCCGACGGCAAGTAGAAAATCGATACCTTCTCGTTTACAAAGTTCAACGCCTTTTCGTACAGTACTCAGCTTAGGATTGGGGTCGACCCCTGCCAATTCATGAACCTGGACAGTCGTTTTATTTAATTCTTTCATTACACGATCGTAAACTCCGTTTTTCTTAATACTGCCTCCACCATAAACGATTAATATATTTTTTATATGACTAGGAAGCTGTTCGGTTAATTGTTCAATTTGATTTTTACCAAAAATAAGCTTCGTCGGATTATGAAATGTAAATGCGTCCATTATTTCTTCCCCTCTCTTTATTTCTCAGTGTTCCATTATCCCTGATCCATGAGAATTTCTCAAAAGATACGCAATATGTATAAATTGTTTTTTATTCCTAAAACTATAAGTGTTCATTTTAAAAACAGAAGGAGTGAAAACATGAATACAATCCAACGAATCGCTTTACTACTGACGATTATTGGAGCTATAAACTGGGGTTTAATTGGTTTATTCCAATTCGATCTTGTCGCTGCTTTATTTGGAGGCGGAGAGCAAAGTGGAGCGTTTGCGCGAATTATCTATACGCTTGTAGGAATTAGCGGACTTATTACCATTTCCCTTTATTTCTCCCATGCCGCAGAACATCATGAAGCAAGGACAGCAGATTCAACTGA encodes the following:
- a CDS encoding potassium channel family protein, with amino-acid sequence MQQWIRDYFQLPLFIRLLSGIFITMIIFGTSIHLIEPNSFPSIFDGIWWAFITGATVGYGDYVPLTVPGKLIAMLLIFSGGGLLTFYMVTIASTTVEHERALSKGQVNYKGESHIIVIGWNERTRQLIDMMRKDDIKDNIVLIDETINHLYQNLANIHFIKGDATNEETLEKANVCKARMAVVTANPSKKEHQSDQAVIHQLVALKGHHPNLFIIAEVLTERQKINAERAGANTVIRSNDFMSSLFYHELYRKDPLQPFQLFLNLLTNRQFHEEKVSSSLAGKPMIQILEHYLNQSSQVIGIRNGNNFYFDFDSNTTLTEEDYLVLFTPFNE
- a CDS encoding YugN-like family protein, which produces MINLESQLTDELFDLHELEQKLQSIGFTFSDNWDYEHGYFDYKIAEQGGYQFLRIPFSVVEGTLDSPTAPATVKVNKPYLLSHAYQDGIDDHVQEGNFRAAFDQFQTPRDKDADFPEEFIQTGKELIQQCEQALLVERRKQN
- a CDS encoding thioredoxin family protein, which gives rise to MNLHDWFQKGITPDPYIESMEQNQENLIKIYDQFTVPEEDMPFFNKLKAKQLRSIVITEDWCGDAMLNVPIFLRIAEAAGIATRILKRDENLELMDQYLTNGKSRSIPKIIVIEENGRELFNWGPRAPELQAFIDNSIASLPPKDADDFKEKQQEMLKFVTKAYRDNKEFHSFVYQDLKKAFAK
- a CDS encoding iron-containing alcohol dehydrogenase; translation: MDAFTFHNPTKLIFGKNQIEQLTEQLPSHIKNILIVYGGGSIKKNGVYDRVMKELNKTTVQVHELAGVDPNPKLSTVRKGVELCKREGIDFLLAVGGGSVIDCTKTIAAGAKYEGDAWDLVTRKNTPDRVLPFGTVLTLAATGSEMNGGAVITNWETNEKYGWGYAPYTYPTFSILDPQNTITVPREQTIYGIVDMMSHLLEQYFHNPTQSPVQDEMVEGVLRTVIDTAPKLLDNLESYEHRETILYAGTIALNGMLQMGYRGDWASHNIEHAVSAVYDIPHAGGLAILFPNWMRHNLDVDEGRFVQLATKVFSVNSEGKSDRQIAEEGIDSLREFWTSIGAPKALADYEIDDQKFDLIVNRAMKRGAFGNFSKLEANDVEAILEMSK
- a CDS encoding M20/M25/M40 family metallo-hydrolase, which produces MLKTPSPSSMEMEIQKSWMKEMKAYADELKTDNAGNVIAVLNPDAEFKVLLAGHCDEIALVINRIDEQGYLHFDKMGGINPKAAVGMKVTVLGYNHSITGVIGVNAQHHGGLKDEFGLEDLFIDCGAKSKQEMEKFVQIGDLAVYKRDPEVMMDRYISGRGLDNRTGQFIVGEVLRKLAQRSINVGVYAASTVNEETNMGGAYFAAAGIQPTMAIACDVTFATDYPGVNKNKHGDVRLEGGPVLAKGAPINRKINQLLEKSASSLNLGLQYELTPRMTGTDADRMRLTGQGVPVSLVSLPLRYMHSPVETVSIKDMEEEIDLLVDMIANLTGNESLNPLED
- a CDS encoding DUF378 domain-containing protein: MNTIQRIALLLTIIGAINWGLIGLFQFDLVAALFGGGEQSGAFARIIYTLVGISGLITISLYFSHAAEHHEARTADSTE
- a CDS encoding glucose-6-phosphate isomerase, coding for MTHVRFDYEKALPFFNKHELEYMEGTVSLAHKTLHEKTGAGNDFLGWLDLPVDYDKEEFSRIKKAAEKIKDDSDVLLVIGIGGSYLGARAALEMLNHSFYNELSADQRTSPQVFFVGNSISAPYINELFDVLKDKDVSINVISKSGTTTEPAIAFRIFRKFLEEKYGREEAQKRIYATTDKEKGALKTLAEEQGYESFVVPDDVGGRYSVLTAVGLLPIAASGIDIDEMMQGAQASREELNTDRLAENPAYQYAAVRNVLYNKGKTIEMMVNYEPSLQYFSEWWKQLFGESEGKDQKGIFPSSANFSTDLHSLGQYVQDGRRDLFETILHVEEPTSDYTIEEDEQNLDGLNYLAGKTVDEVNEKAYQGTMLAHTDGQVPNLIVHIPKRDAFTFGYLAYFFEKACAISGYILGVNPFDQPGVEAYKKNMFALLGKPGFEQQKQDLEKRL